The following are encoded in a window of Risungbinella massiliensis genomic DNA:
- a CDS encoding OsmC family protein, whose protein sequence is MKVNVEWKQQMQFESHTPSGHQIIMDASEESGGANTGPRPTEILLGAVGTCTGIDIVEILRKMRLPLERFDLNVSGERAEEHPRKFTQIHLEYHLSGDLPADKVKRAIELSVEKYCSVSHSLSAKIHVSYTINGQLYRL, encoded by the coding sequence GTGAAAGTAAATGTAGAATGGAAACAGCAAATGCAGTTTGAAAGTCATACTCCATCAGGACACCAAATTATAATGGATGCGAGTGAGGAGTCGGGTGGAGCCAACACGGGCCCACGTCCTACCGAGATATTATTAGGTGCAGTAGGTACATGTACAGGGATTGATATCGTCGAGATCCTGAGAAAAATGAGACTACCTTTGGAAAGATTCGATTTGAATGTTTCAGGAGAACGTGCAGAAGAACACCCTCGAAAGTTTACCCAAATTCATCTGGAGTACCATTTATCAGGTGATCTGCCAGCAGATAAAGTAAAAAGAGCGATAGAACTATCTGTTGAAAAGTATTGTTCTGTCTCGCATTCCTTATCTGCAAAGATTCATGTGTCTTATACGATAAATGGACAATTATATAGATTATAA
- a CDS encoding stage II sporulation protein M, translated as MKYLFQEFGKGIRAEKKLLFISAGVLLASILIGYFANRQVEEALSMLGVMDQLEKIANQFQTNTNYLYVFSSIFLNNFSVAMVMILVGVLLFFYPVLILSNTGLLVGYVLFVASSKTGSNPFALFGTTILPHGVLEFPAIIVASVLGIRGGLLVIRSLTSLGNQERRAKVMVGWKQYLHRFSPMLFGLTVFLVIAAAIEGLLFYLYT; from the coding sequence ATGAAATACTTATTTCAGGAATTTGGGAAAGGGATTCGAGCAGAAAAAAAGTTACTTTTTATTTCAGCTGGAGTCTTATTGGCCAGTATACTTATTGGGTATTTTGCTAATCGCCAAGTAGAGGAAGCCCTGAGTATGTTGGGGGTAATGGATCAATTAGAGAAGATAGCAAATCAGTTCCAGACAAACACTAATTATTTATATGTTTTTTCCAGTATATTCCTAAATAACTTCTCCGTAGCAATGGTGATGATATTAGTAGGGGTATTACTATTTTTCTATCCAGTTTTAATACTCAGTAATACAGGGTTATTAGTTGGATACGTACTTTTTGTTGCTTCCTCGAAGACAGGCAGTAATCCATTTGCTTTATTCGGTACTACGATTCTTCCCCATGGTGTATTAGAATTTCCAGCTATCATTGTTGCATCTGTACTTGGTATACGAGGTGGATTACTAGTAATACGATCTCTTACCTCTCTAGGGAATCAAGAACGTAGAGCAAAAGTAATGGTCGGATGGAAACAGTATCTACATCGTTTTTCTCCTATGCTGTTTGGTCTTACTGTCTTTTTGGTAATTGCGGCCGCGATTGAAGGATTGCTCTTTTACCTGTATACATAA
- the pdaB gene encoding polysaccharide deacetylase family sporulation protein PdaB — MNFFWILSGKQLKRYAVLALALFFASGVVYAESNNIQVFFPTNNEPNAIYSVKTEKKMVALTFDISWGEKRTGPILDVLEQKGLKKATFFLSSPWSETHPDIVKRIVDSGYEIGSHGHKHENYSTLSDEEIRKQISTAHSILKKVTGKDPNLIRYPNGDFDKRVIKIADELGYKSIQWDTDSLDWKNPGVDKIVKRVTSKAHPGDIILLHASDSCQQTHEALPQIIDQLKEQGYEFVTVSELLSNADVKTDEVK; from the coding sequence ATGAACTTTTTTTGGATCTTATCTGGTAAACAGTTAAAACGCTATGCTGTCTTGGCGCTCGCACTCTTTTTTGCGAGTGGGGTCGTATATGCAGAATCCAATAACATACAAGTATTCTTCCCAACAAATAACGAACCAAATGCAATCTATAGTGTCAAAACAGAAAAGAAAATGGTCGCACTTACGTTTGATATTAGTTGGGGAGAAAAACGGACTGGTCCTATTTTGGATGTGCTAGAACAAAAGGGATTAAAGAAAGCAACTTTCTTCTTATCCTCACCTTGGTCGGAGACACATCCTGATATCGTCAAACGAATCGTAGATTCTGGATACGAAATTGGTTCTCACGGGCATAAACACGAAAATTACAGTACTCTTAGTGACGAAGAAATCCGGAAACAGATTAGTACAGCACATTCGATTTTAAAAAAGGTAACGGGAAAAGATCCAAATCTTATTCGTTACCCTAATGGTGATTTTGATAAAAGGGTGATAAAGATCGCAGATGAACTAGGTTATAAATCGATCCAATGGGATACCGATTCTCTAGATTGGAAAAATCCAGGAGTCGATAAAATTGTAAAGAGAGTCACATCTAAAGCTCATCCTGGAGATATTATCCTTCTTCATGCTAGTGATTCTTGCCAACAAACCCACGAAGCTCTTCCTCAAATCATTGATCAGCTAAAAGAGCAAGGCTATGAGTTTGTTACCGTATCGGAGTTACTAAGTAATGCCGATGTAAAAACCGATGAAGTAAAATAG
- a CDS encoding arabinofuranosyltransferase has translation MKSLKRDYWIAFWVYSVITIGSVLLMKLIQIPSYRLNEALIPKTFLLFCGFMIVLVYFVKIPRIHRIKEWISVLILGFFLTVFTVFLLRNTYYGFNGVENDVEFITASVTRYANSWTFHDFSYQDLSGFYPPLYFYILGKVAWLTGIEPYMMVRYGLFAVCFFLPPLFFLAWSKVIRPQFALFFTFALIFVYPHTPFALYYKAYEFIALSFIVPWWFAFAEPLKGTPTERKKYLRFLFVGGILGAIIFQVYYYWFFAFIIYTAIQLVIDLFRKQTWKEVFKKYSHTFYVLLLTGAFSMLYILPMVLDFLTVAFNPVQNKYFYFDMLNIEPKITADIEGLVLLISLFTIFIFSQKRKFVSKLLLLLLSIYIWQFVGHVGLTIDKPNLHFKMKELLYYVLMAGFSYLMYMVTTSKRFREYRKTITVAVLVLIVIIFGQKMLDVKDHRYNRTAQNSYVPPEVKTLQQFDYKNKVVLSVYNKLHTYLPVFDFFSHEVLFSHHSAQREERLVFLRDLGQSQNPEFVAWMLTYNKYDKVDYIWMPKPKEGSATQILKNNILVYPDGKLRIPINHYPDLKHVYIKFNQSIYQAPYFKQLKKGETLYEIQGVTPDQYDQFTAEEKDFADQYMNDQIKVQLHSK, from the coding sequence ATGAAAAGTTTAAAAAGAGATTACTGGATTGCATTTTGGGTTTATTCAGTCATCACAATAGGTTCAGTATTATTAATGAAGCTAATACAAATTCCAAGTTACCGCTTAAATGAAGCTCTCATTCCAAAGACGTTCTTACTATTTTGTGGGTTTATGATTGTTTTAGTTTACTTTGTAAAAATCCCTAGAATACATCGTATAAAGGAATGGATATCTGTTTTAATCCTTGGATTCTTTTTAACAGTCTTTACTGTGTTTTTACTTCGCAACACATACTATGGTTTTAACGGTGTGGAAAACGATGTAGAATTTATCACGGCATCTGTTACCCGTTATGCAAACTCTTGGACATTTCACGATTTTTCGTACCAAGATCTATCTGGATTCTATCCACCGCTCTATTTCTATATACTAGGGAAGGTGGCTTGGTTAACAGGGATTGAGCCATATATGATGGTTCGTTACGGATTATTCGCAGTTTGTTTTTTCTTACCACCGCTTTTTTTCCTAGCATGGTCTAAAGTAATCAGACCACAATTTGCTCTATTCTTTACCTTTGCTTTGATATTTGTATATCCACATACTCCTTTTGCTCTTTACTATAAGGCTTATGAGTTTATTGCCCTTTCTTTTATAGTTCCTTGGTGGTTCGCTTTTGCAGAGCCTTTAAAAGGAACTCCAACGGAACGAAAGAAATACTTACGATTCTTATTTGTAGGCGGGATATTAGGAGCAATAATCTTTCAAGTTTATTACTATTGGTTTTTTGCTTTTATTATTTACACTGCAATTCAGCTCGTTATTGATTTGTTCCGTAAACAAACATGGAAAGAAGTATTTAAAAAGTACAGTCACACTTTTTACGTGTTATTGTTAACCGGAGCATTTAGCATGTTATACATTCTGCCAATGGTGTTGGATTTTCTAACTGTTGCCTTTAATCCAGTGCAGAATAAATATTTTTACTTTGACATGCTAAATATTGAGCCTAAAATTACAGCTGATATAGAAGGTTTAGTACTATTGATTAGTCTCTTTACGATCTTTATCTTTAGTCAAAAAAGGAAATTTGTATCTAAGCTATTATTATTGTTACTTAGCATTTATATATGGCAGTTTGTGGGGCATGTAGGTCTTACGATCGATAAACCAAACCTCCATTTTAAGATGAAAGAACTTCTTTATTATGTATTGATGGCCGGATTTAGTTATTTGATGTATATGGTGACTACCTCTAAACGCTTTCGAGAGTATCGGAAGACGATTACTGTTGCCGTCTTAGTATTGATTGTTATCATCTTTGGACAGAAGATGTTGGATGTAAAAGATCACCGATATAACCGTACAGCCCAAAATTCCTATGTGCCACCCGAAGTGAAAACATTGCAGCAGTTTGATTACAAAAATAAAGTTGTTCTCTCTGTATATAATAAATTGCACACCTACTTACCAGTGTTTGACTTTTTTAGTCATGAAGTATTGTTCTCACATCACTCTGCACAAAGAGAAGAAAGACTGGTCTTCTTGCGAGATCTTGGTCAGTCACAGAACCCAGAATTTGTTGCTTGGATGTTGACATACAATAAGTATGACAAAGTAGACTATATTTGGATGCCAAAACCTAAAGAAGGTAGTGCGACCCAAATACTAAAAAATAATATTTTGGTCTATCCGGACGGTAAACTACGTATCCCTATTAATCACTATCCTGATCTAAAACATGTCTATATCAAGTTTAACCAATCGATTTATCAAGCACCGTACTTTAAGCAGCTGAAAAAGGGAGAAACCCTTTATGAGATTCAAGGAGTAACTCCTGATCAGTACGATCAATTTACTGCTGAAGAAAAAGATTTTGCAGATCAATATATGAATGATCAAATCAAAGTGCAATTACACAGTAAATAA